TGTCGCATTCTAGATATGTAGGTGGTGTATGAGGTGGAAGGTAGGACACATAGGTCCTCtaagagagagagcaggggagaggagaggggaagaggggggaatatcaagtacagagagggggtaagagtGGAGGAAGTGCAAGAGGAATTTAAGGTATGAGTCAAGAGGGAGAAGGTGGAAGTCAAGGGGAGAAAAGGGGAAGTGGGGAGGACATcccagccctgtcccccctcccccgggTCAGccgccacccccccacccccgagTCAGGCAGTGTCCTTTCCATCTGGCGAGGCACCAGGTGTAGTGACTCCGGGCCTGTGATGCTATTGCGGTGTTGGGCCGTTGGAGGGCCCACTCCAGCCATCGGCTGGTCCAGGTAGCCCTCTGTATTTCACTGTTGTTTATGGGTTTCCGGGTCTAGTGGCTTAAGACAGCCAGTAAAGCCAGTGGTACCAGGTATCATGGTAAGATTGTGAATGGCCGGTTGCAGATAGAATCAAATCTTCAATTTGTCTGATGTCCTCCACCCTGTTCATCCATTCCCTCAATGTCGGGATTGTAATTAGTTTTAAATTACATGGAATAAGGCTTCGGGCCGAGTTGAGCAGGTGGGGTAAGACTGATTTTTTGGTAACTGCGGAGTGGGAGCATGGTGAGTTGGAGTAAGTAAGTTTTTGGTGTAAGTTGTAGGTTCACATCCGTAGTGGTCGAGAGAACTCTGTGTACAGAGTGTACAGAAGGGTCTGATGAGAGGGCACGTCCACCGTATGTGGTATAGTGATCCCAATTccctcccgcatctccagcactccGGGTCGCATGTATTTGTCATAGCGGCCAGTTTTTCTGGTGTTTTATACCAGTGGGAGAGCATCTTGTATCCCGACTCCTGGAATTTGGTGCAAATCGAAGATTTGTGGAGGAGTATGAATACAGTATCCCACTGTtcagctgttagtgtgtgtcccaggtccctctcccaataTTTGGTGAAATAGGGAAGGGGAGCATCAGTGTGGGAAGTGTTCAGCAGGCTGTACAGTAGTGAGATCGCGTGCGGCGGCGGCGGGGGCTGCGTGCAGATGGTCTCAAATGCAGTGAGAGCTCTTGATGCCGAGGCGAGGTTAGGGATGCTCTTCAGGAATCGTACCGGTTGGTTGTATTGGAAGCGGAGTAGTTGATTGTGTGGCAGTTGTGGGATCAAATCCGTCAATGGAGTGATTACCCCCTGGCTGTATACATCCTTTAGCCTACACGAGGTAGGGAGGCCCAGCGTCCCGGTGCCCAATACGGATCTTAACTGGAatataaatggtgctgatatggttcatttaaaagcttaccaACAAGCTTACCAATTATTACAGGCATGAAAGCAAGTGGGAAAAAGGCTATAAATATGTAGAGAGCAGCTGAAGTATTACAAAAAACTGATGAATCTCACAGTGCCTATTATGAGAGCATGATTGAATCATACAGACTTTATACCCCTTTTAATCCCGAAGCCCCTGGCCCGGCATTCGTCAGCCAGGCCCAGAGTGACATTAAAAGGAATAGGGAAACTGAAACGAAGCGTGTGAAGGAATGCAGGATGAAAAAGAAAGTAGATATGCTAGCAGTATCTATTACAGGCGTGGGTAGACAAGGAGGAGGGATAGAAAGAGGAGGTGAGGGATGGACTTCGAGCTGTAACattgcactctgtgcttccttaTTTCAGAAAGTGTTCATTACGAGGGTGGTGGCTGCAGTGCAACAACGAgcagatttgtgtttttttaaaacagattGCAGCGAGTATTTGACCAGACGTTAAAGCCAGAAATTTTTCTCAACAGAAGAGAATGGCTTCTCTGTTTCTGTCTCGACAAATGACTTTTGGTATACAGCAAAAAACAAGATTATTGGTGTCCTGTTGTAGGTATATTGGTCAAAccacggaaaaaaaaaaccaatttgACTTTGAATATGACAGTCCACTTATGAAGACACAAGTTCCAGGCCCTAAATCAAAAGAATTAATAAGGCAACTGAACACCATTCAGAATGCTGATGCTGTGAACTTTTTTTGCAACTATGAAGAAAGCCGTGGAAACTATCTTGTTGATGTTGATGGCAATCGAATGTTGGACCTTTACTCTCAAATATCATCTATTCCAATTGGTTATAATCATCCAGCACTTGTAAAGGTTATGCAGCAACCACACAATTTGAGCTCTTTCATCAATAGACCGGCCCTTGGAATCTTGCCACCTGAGAACTTTAaagagaaattggaggaaacCTTATTATCTATCGGTCCTAAAGGCTTAAATCAAGTTATAACAATGTCCTGTGGCTCTTGCTCCAATGAAAATGCATTTAAGCTAATATTTATGTGGTACCGGAGCATAGAGCGAGGCCATAACAGTGTCACAAAAGAGGAATTGGATTCATCCATGATTAACAAGTTTCCAGGTTGTCCAGATTACAGCATTTTGTCTTTCATGGGTGGATTTCATGGAAGAACTATGGGATGCCTGGCAACCACTCACTCTAAACCAATCCACAAACTGGACATACCTTCTTTTGACTGGCCTATTGCCCCATTCCCAAAGTTGAAATACCCTTTGGAGCAGTTTGTGAAAGAGAACCTGGATGAAGAGAATCGTTGCCTGGAAGAGGTGGAAGATCTAATTGtcaaatacagaaaaaagaaaaagaccgTTGCTGGAATTATTGTTGAACCCATCCAATCAGAGGGGGGAGATAATCATGCTTCTGATGATTTTTTCAGAAAATTAAGAGGCATTGCTAAAAAGCATGGCTGTGCATTTTTGGTAGATGAAGTGCAGACTGGGGGAGGAGCTACTGGGAAATTTTGGGCTCATGAACACTGGAAGATGGAGGACCCAGCTGATGTGGTCACATTCAGTAAGAAAATGTTGACTGGAGGTTTTTTTCACAAGGATGAGCTTAGACCTGATGCTCCATATCGAATTTTTAATACATGGCTTGGAGATCCATCCAAAACCATCCTATTGGCTGAAGTGTTAAATGTCATCAAGCGAGATGATCTTCTGAACAATGCAGTGCTTGCTGGGAAGGTTCTCTTGGATGGTTTGCTGGAGCTTCAGATTCATTACTCACATATTGTAAGTAGAGTGAGAGGTAGAGGTACATTCTGTTCATTTGATACTCCAGATGACGCAACACGAACAAAGTTGATATTTCAAGCAAGAAACAAAGGTGTTGTGCTAGGAGGATCTGGCGATAAGTCTATCCGCTTCAGACCAACTTTGATTTTCAAAGAGCATCATGCACActtatttttgaatatttttaatgACATCCTTGCGAATTTCAAGTAGAAGATAATTGTTTTAGCTGCTTTAGTCCAATTAATTAAGGGACTACTAATTTATAGGTCTAACATTATGGGTGAAACAGAAGACATAAAAGAGCAGCTTCAATGTGCCATACTATATATTTTCATAAGAAAACTAAATATTAAAGCTATTTGTGTTGAGGAATATTGTAAAGCATACATTTAAGAATCATTCAATACAAAATAGATTTGTCCAATTATCAAAAAAATAAGCAAGATTAACAGAAATGTTCATTGCCTGCCTTTCCATTGTTGGCATTCCAGTTTAACATGATTTAGTTCAAGATTATCAAACTTGTGAAAAGTGTTATTGCATTTAATATGTTGGATAAAATATTAAACTGAAAGAGGAGGTGAGAATAGGACAGGCTACCAGGCCAGGACAGGACTGGCCAGGATAGGACTGATAGGCTACCATTAGGCAGAAATCAATGTGCATATTGCAGAGAGGAAGgacattggaaaagtgactgcccacagaggggatATAAAGCAAGTTTTAGATAAGAGGAGAACAGGGGACAAGGTGGCTATAGAGGTGGCTATAGAGGACGAGGAAGTCTTGCAGGGAACGACAGTAGGAACAGAGGTTATGTCCCCTACTCAGAGACCAAGTAATAAGGacgatagggactttgtgggtctggctgatacagtcatggaggactattgatacagaccgggctccatcccccttgggatgcactttttccagtgccatgatatccttttttacaacaggtgccccaaattgcacagcatattcaaggtctggtcctaccagcgatttataaagaggcaaaattgtattttcatcccgataaattatgcccctatttatacatgacaaaaccttactcgccttagcaactgcatattgacattgcatattgcttcctaatttgttgtctataacaggtcccaaatccttctcatgtgtggttatcccgaattcactaccatttagggtgtaagttgcttgtgcatttttgaaccgtagtgcataactttgcatttctctacgttaactttcatctgccattttagtgctcagtgccccaatctatccaaatcccttcaAAGCCTGTTTCAAGACcatttataaatatttgaaatagaagcagtcccaaaacagaacccccgcgtgacaccacttaccacttttgtccagcctgaaattttaccattaatgacaactcgttgtacccTATCCTAAGCCAattttctacccaagaacaagaatattcatctagaccaatttcttttagtttgaagactaacctattgtgaggaaccgtatcaaatgccttggcaaaatccaagtagatcacatccactgcaacaccctgatctatacttctacttacttcttcgtagaatgcaattaggttagtttgacatgacctacatttcataaaaccatgctgattattgctaataaagttcttcccaatgaattcccttaatagcccttcaaatattttcccagtaccagaagttaagctcacaggtctataatttccaggcaaggatatggaaccctttttttttttttttattctttatttttgttgtgcacaaaagccACAACAGCGATATCAGGGTAAGTTGGAAAACATTTACAATACAAGTCGTGACATATGTTAGTCAGATACATTTGTTAAGTTATTAAGGTTATTTCAACAGTGTAGATGTTCGATTATGTAAATCATCATTATAACAATACTGAGGCAACGCTTGTAACAGTACAATAAATGTAACAAAATGCTAATTCGTATGACTTGCTTAGGCATGTTTACTACTCTGACACACACTACTTACCCTTTGACTCCGCATGAGTTCTCTTTAACATTTATGAGCGAGACGTTGTTCAGCCTGGTTATACTTACTGTTTAATATTTAACGTGTACCATACTctgatacttaaaaaaaaaaatgtgcaaagtttctaAATGCCAACCAATGTTAAACTATGACTGCATAAATGTCtgcaccagctgtcgtggcagtgcaaacgtGTTTGTCCtctatatgcacaaataaaataaagattgacaaaaaaataaaataaatgctaatTCGTAGATCAAGCTAGTGCGGTTAGACTATTTCACTGGTGAGTATGTAGTAACATGCCAACCTGCTGGGCCCTAATTGCAAGTGGACATAAAGAGCGTTAAACATGTTGGTTAAGCCTAGTGTAGTCATTGTCTAATGTTCTATATAAGTACACATGCTTCCTGCAGCGTAGGTAGGCTTAGTAACATATGAGGCCTTATTACATGTAGGCTATGGCTGCCAGCTGGGCGATATAATGGACACAGCCTAATTATAATGATGCAGGCATGGGAAACTTAATGCCAGCTAAAATAATGTGAGATTAAATAATGAAAAAGGACAGAGAAAACCTAAGCTAGCAAGAATATGTAAACTTCAGCTGGTGTCAGAGAGGAATAATAAAATACTTTTCTGGCTAAAACTGGTGTTGCAAACTTATGGGTAACGGGATTGTTAAGATTGGTGTAGAGTTCCTGGCATGGTCTGGTTGGACAGAAGATGTTATTAACCTCGGGTGATTGTATTTTGCTGGTCTACCTTACGGGTACACAAAATGACAGTTGTAGAGTGCAGTTCATATGCGGGTGTCTGTGACCAGTGTCTTTGGGTGTTTGCCTCTTAGCTTCAGCCGATGCCCTTGGGTGGCTTGTCCTATGTCCGGCCCGAGATGGCTTCGTTCCGGGGTCTGGTACCTCTCCAGCCCCAGGTCTGGGTTAGAGCCGGCATCTTTATTCCACTGACTCGGGTACTTCCAGTGTCCAGGTCTGTCTCTGTGGCAGGGTGGACAGATGGTGTAGGTGCTTTGCGTCTCTGTTTTCGGTCCGTCTTCCGTCTTTGTGGGCGATGCGGGGCTTGCAAGCCCCTTGTGGCTCTCGGCCTGGGAGGGCAGCCATTTGGTTGCTTACTTAGTGTCTCTTTAGATGCGCCCTGAGTAGGTCCCTGAGCCTCCGGTCGTCCGCCATGTCTTGTTTCTTTCCTGAGAACAGTCACTATGAGCCGCTGGAACTTGAGCCAGAATTTGGCAAATGTCCGGTCGAG
This Pelobates fuscus isolate aPelFus1 chromosome 3, aPelFus1.pri, whole genome shotgun sequence DNA region includes the following protein-coding sequences:
- the LOC134600938 gene encoding 4-aminobutyrate aminotransferase, mitochondrial-like, with product MASLFLSRQMTFGIQQKTRLLVSCCRYIGQTTEKKNQFDFEYDSPLMKTQVPGPKSKELIRQLNTIQNADAVNFFCNYEESRGNYLVDVDGNRMLDLYSQISSIPIGYNHPALVKVMQQPHNLSSFINRPALGILPPENFKEKLEETLLSIGPKGLNQVITMSCGSCSNENAFKLIFMWYRSIERGHNSVTKEELDSSMINKFPGCPDYSILSFMGGFHGRTMGCLATTHSKPIHKLDIPSFDWPIAPFPKLKYPLEQFVKENLDEENRCLEEVEDLIVKYRKKKKTVAGIIVEPIQSEGGDNHASDDFFRKLRGIAKKHGCAFLVDEVQTGGGATGKFWAHEHWKMEDPADVVTFSKKMLTGGFFHKDELRPDAPYRIFNTWLGDPSKTILLAEVLNVIKRDDLLNNAVLAGKVLLDGLLELQIHYSHIVSRVRGRGTFCSFDTPDDATRTKLIFQARNKGVVLGGSGDKSIRFRPTLIFKEHHAHLFLNIFNDILANFK